The Candidatus Hydrogenedentota bacterium genome has a segment encoding these proteins:
- a CDS encoding FKBP-type peptidyl-prolyl cis-trans isomerase produces the protein MKFMFAFVFCMTLLTVFGAVAQDHTGGKSPAVLESDLDKMSYVIGLQFGSSMREVGMEVSLSALSAAIEDALKDREPALSEEEMTAAQGKLREVVTAKREEMMKKQQEENAAAGAKNTAAAEAFLKENGAREGVKTTASGLQYEVITEGDGPNPKASDTVTVNYKGSLIDGTVFDSSYERGEPATFQVGQLIPGWVEALPMMKVGSKWKLYIHPDLGYGDRDMGKITPGSLLVFEMELLEIKGAANGGANQTITIN, from the coding sequence ATGAAATTTATGTTTGCGTTTGTGTTTTGCATGACGTTGCTGACGGTTTTTGGCGCCGTTGCCCAGGATCACACCGGTGGCAAGAGCCCGGCCGTGCTTGAATCGGACCTGGACAAGATGAGTTATGTCATCGGCCTCCAGTTCGGGTCGAGCATGCGCGAGGTCGGCATGGAGGTCAGCCTTTCCGCACTTTCCGCCGCCATCGAGGACGCGTTGAAAGACCGTGAACCCGCCCTGTCCGAGGAGGAAATGACGGCGGCCCAGGGCAAGTTGCGCGAGGTTGTCACGGCCAAGCGCGAGGAGATGATGAAGAAGCAGCAGGAAGAGAACGCCGCCGCCGGCGCGAAGAACACCGCCGCCGCCGAGGCCTTCCTGAAGGAGAACGGCGCGCGCGAGGGTGTGAAGACCACCGCAAGCGGTTTGCAGTATGAGGTGATCACCGAAGGCGACGGCCCCAACCCCAAGGCGTCGGACACGGTCACGGTCAATTACAAGGGCTCCCTGATTGACGGCACGGTCTTCGACAGCTCGTATGAGCGGGGCGAGCCCGCGACCTTCCAGGTCGGCCAGCTCATCCCCGGCTGGGTCGAGGCGCTGCCGATGATGAAGGTCGGCTCGAAATGGAAACTGTACATCCATCCCGACCTCGGCTACGGCGACCGCGACATGGGCAAAATCACGCCCGGCTCGCTGCTGGTTTTCGAGATGGAACTGCTGGAGATCAAGGGTGCCGCAAACGGCGGGGCCAACCAGACCATCACCATCAACTAA
- a CDS encoding response regulator, translating to MAKKRTALIVDDEPDLRTLLAVLLEGEGWATLEAEDGEQAVLLAAREQPDLVLLDVMMLGKDGFEAYRELKRDFRTAHIPVIFLSAINEYDLSEHHSVESIGRRLSVPAPEGFIEKPFDAETVRGTLARIFGE from the coding sequence ATGGCAAAAAAAAGAACCGCGCTGATAGTGGACGACGAGCCGGACCTGCGCACGTTGCTGGCGGTGCTGCTGGAGGGGGAGGGATGGGCGACCCTGGAGGCGGAGGACGGCGAGCAGGCGGTCCTGTTGGCCGCGCGAGAACAGCCAGACTTGGTGCTGCTGGATGTGATGATGCTGGGCAAGGACGGTTTTGAGGCCTACCGGGAATTGAAGCGGGATTTCCGCACAGCCCATATTCCGGTGATTTTTCTGTCGGCGATCAATGAATATGACTTGAGCGAGCACCATTCAGTCGAATCCATAGGGCGCAGGCTCAGTGTGCCCGCCCCGGAGGGTTTTATCGAGAAGCCTTTCGACGCGGAGACGGTCCGGGGAACGCTTGCGCGGATTTTCGGCGAATAG